In Hermetia illucens chromosome 5, iHerIll2.2.curated.20191125, whole genome shotgun sequence, a single window of DNA contains:
- the LOC119658178 gene encoding malate dehydrogenase, mitochondrial-like, whose translation MVIQNAQQYLVRTHDKGVVPVRTLEADLSHIDRARSVKGYVGAEQVADCFKGVDGVVILAGVPRKPGRTRGDLFNINAGIVHDLTSAIADKYPKALIVIITNAVNSCVPIAAEVLNSKGKCYPRILFGVSILDIVLARKFISDSCKFDVDAVDIPVIGGHSCVTVIPVISQCKPKVSFSQLNREKISMRTQEAGTEGVKTKAGARRGLNRF comes from the coding sequence GGAGTAGTTCCTGTCCGGACTCTCGAAGCGGATCTTTCCCACATCGACAGAGCCAGAAGTGTAAAGGGATACGTTGGAGCAGAACAAGTTGCTGATTGTTTTAAAGGCGTCGATGGAGTTGTTATTCTAGCGGGCGTGCCACGTAAACCTGGAAGGACTCGAGGTGATTTGTTCAACAtcaatgctggtatcgttcaCGATTTGACTTCTGCCATTGCGGACAAGTATCCAAAAGCTTTAATTGTGATTATTACAAATGCTGTGAACTCGTGTGTACCAATTGCCGCAGAAGTTCTAAATTCCAAAGGAAAGTGCTATCCCCGTATTCTCTTCGGTGTTTCAattttggatattgtccttgctcgaaaattcatttcagaTTCATGTAAATTTGACGTGGATGCCGTTGATATTCCGGTGATCGGTGGACATTCTTGTGTTACAGTTATTCCGGTGATATCacaatgcaaaccaaaagtgtCGTTTTCACAGCTTAATCGTGAGAAAATTTCGATGCGCACCCAAGAAGCTGGCACAGAAGGTGTGAAGACTAAAGCGGGAGCGAGAAGAGGGTTAAATCGATTTTGA